GGACGCAGCAGGTGGGTTCCATACCCAAGGCTAAAGTCTCCCCTCAAGGGGAGAGTCAAGGGGAAGGCGGATTCAGGTACACGCAGCCTGCGGTATCACACTCGGGATCGGGGTGAGCCTGAGCGTACGCCAGCCGTTGGGCGAGTTCAGCTTCCAACGCCTGAAGCTGTGCAAGCTGCTGGCGGACGGCCCGGAGATGCACTTGCAACTCGTCACGGACATCCGTGCAGGGCTTCTGACCCTCCGCGCGGAGGCTGAGGATGCGAGCAATTTCGCCGAGGGTAAATCCGACGTGCTGGGCGGAACGGATGAACTGTACGCGCTCCGTGCTGTCTGCGGTGTACATCCGGTAGCCGCTCTCTTTGC
The sequence above is a segment of the Deinococcus multiflagellatus genome. Coding sequences within it:
- a CDS encoding MerR family DNA-binding protein, producing the protein MTPQPAPLSIGQLATETGERVKTLRYWTDLGLLQHERKESGYRMYTADSTERVQFIRSAQHVGFTLGEIARILSLRAEGQKPCTDVRDELQVHLRAVRQQLAQLQALEAELAQRLAYAQAHPDPECDTAGCVYLNPPSP